Proteins from a genomic interval of Candidatus Bathyarchaeota archaeon:
- a CDS encoding type III-A CRISPR-associated RAMP protein Csm3, producing the protein AVPAGTKFGLEIVAENLSDEELRLLKAALKSVEDSALGGSSTRGFGKVKINIERVVERTAGYYLGEEEEKVITGEELQRWLKDF; encoded by the coding sequence GCGGTTCCGGCTGGGACTAAGTTTGGTTTGGAGATTGTTGCTGAGAATTTGTCTGATGAGGAGCTTAGGCTTTTGAAGGCTGCTTTGAAGTCTGTGGAGGATTCTGCTTTGGGCGGTTCTTCGACTCGTGGGTTTGGGAAGGTTAAGATTAACATTGAGAGGGTTGTGGAGCGGACTGCTGGCTATTATCTTGGTGAGGAAGAAGAGAAAGTGATTACTGGCGAGGAACTTCAGCGTTGGCTTAAAGACTTTTAA
- a CDS encoding TIGR02710 family CRISPR-associated protein: MKALVISVGTGTRPTSKAVKNLANALAYSIKNHNPDKTFFIVTQQSQKTTLPEILKIIKPKQYETITLKNADNIQAIYETLNPKIKQIRKNFANLTIDYTSGTKAMTAALAILATLHEANTLSYITGKRIGGIVQPGTEQIIPIHPYFATTEQKIKTAIQFFNKTQYATTITILKEIQKTIKDPTITEKIKPLLNLAKAYNLWDKFQHQKAFKILKKIKMEELAKNKQFLGQLINKIEKNQEPEPYLIADLINNAERRAKEEQKYDDAVARLYRTIELIAQHRLKTKYRINPSEAKTEQIPPELLKKWNIPPKTEKIKLPLEKDYELLNAKGDEIGKKYLQDRKLKNLLSKRNTSILAHGLKPVTQETYKQLYQKTIQYAKTTINNLKELLEMSKFIKWKE; encoded by the coding sequence ATGAAAGCACTAGTCATTTCAGTCGGAACCGGAACACGCCCAACCTCAAAGGCAGTAAAAAACCTCGCAAATGCCCTAGCCTACAGCATAAAAAACCACAACCCAGATAAAACATTCTTCATAGTAACCCAACAAAGCCAAAAAACAACCCTCCCCGAGATTCTCAAAATAATAAAACCAAAACAATACGAAACAATAACACTCAAAAACGCCGACAACATACAAGCCATATACGAAACACTCAACCCCAAAATCAAACAAATAAGAAAAAACTTCGCCAACCTCACCATAGACTACACTTCCGGAACAAAGGCCATGACAGCAGCACTCGCAATACTCGCAACCCTACACGAAGCAAACACCCTAAGCTACATAACAGGAAAAAGAATAGGCGGAATAGTCCAACCCGGAACAGAACAAATAATCCCAATCCACCCATACTTCGCAACAACAGAACAAAAAATAAAAACAGCCATCCAATTCTTCAACAAAACCCAATACGCCACCACAATAACAATCCTGAAAGAAATACAAAAAACAATCAAAGACCCAACAATAACAGAAAAAATAAAGCCCCTCCTCAACCTCGCAAAAGCCTACAACCTCTGGGACAAATTCCAACACCAAAAAGCCTTCAAAATCCTCAAAAAAATAAAAATGGAAGAACTCGCCAAAAACAAGCAATTCCTCGGCCAACTCATAAACAAAATCGAAAAAAACCAAGAACCAGAACCCTACTTAATCGCAGACCTAATAAACAACGCTGAAAGAAGAGCCAAAGAAGAACAAAAATACGACGACGCAGTTGCAAGGCTCTACAGAACAATAGAACTCATCGCCCAACACCGCCTCAAAACAAAATACAGAATAAACCCTTCAGAAGCAAAAACAGAACAAATCCCGCCTGAACTGCTCAAAAAATGGAACATACCACCCAAAACAGAAAAAATAAAACTCCCACTCGAAAAGGATTATGAACTCCTAAACGCAAAAGGCGACGAAATCGGCAAAAAATACCTCCAAGACAGAAAACTCAAAAACCTTCTCTCCAAAAGGAACACATCAATACTTGCACATGGACTTAAACCAGTAACCCAAGAAACCTACAAACAGCTCTACCAAAAAACAATCCAATACGCAAAAACAACCATAAACAACCTCAAAGAACTCTTGGAAATGTCAAAATTCATAAAATGGAAAGAATAA
- a CDS encoding tyrosine-type recombinase/integrase — translation MLRLTSLEELLKSFAEDCRLRGMTDESIRRYKSSLRIFLKFLEQKEVSLDGVDTVVLRDFLRYLRFERKVKEKTLENYFSALSAFYDYLVFEGLVSSNVILPFRRRYLRRYKNGYDDPERKLLSVEEMSRLVNSIMDPRDKAIAVLLAKTGIRRGELLRIDVDDINWVDYSITLKPTPKRSNRIVFFDDECAIVLKRWLRVREKLNPKTNALFISYNTLDRLSRNGVWNAVVKYAKRLGFHNPNSPRLEDHFGPHCFRHWFTTWLLRNGMPREYVKELRGDKRRETIDIYHHIDKQELRRVYLACIPKLGV, via the coding sequence ATGCTACGGCTAACAAGCCTGGAAGAACTGTTGAAAAGCTTCGCTGAAGACTGCAGGCTTAGGGGGATGACGGATGAAAGCATAAGAAGGTACAAGTCAAGCTTGCGAATTTTCCTTAAATTCTTGGAGCAGAAAGAAGTAAGTCTAGACGGCGTTGATACGGTAGTTTTACGTGATTTTCTTAGGTATTTGAGGTTTGAAAGAAAGGTTAAGGAGAAAACGTTAGAGAATTATTTTTCTGCTCTTTCAGCCTTCTATGACTATTTAGTCTTTGAGGGGCTTGTAAGCTCTAATGTTATTTTGCCTTTTAGGAGGCGATACTTGAGACGCTACAAAAATGGTTATGATGATCCTGAGCGTAAACTGTTAAGCGTTGAAGAGATGAGTCGCCTTGTGAATTCGATAATGGATCCTAGGGACAAGGCCATAGCTGTTTTGCTGGCTAAAACTGGAATTAGAAGGGGTGAACTCCTAAGGATAGATGTGGATGACATTAATTGGGTGGATTATTCTATTACGCTTAAGCCTACGCCTAAGAGGAGTAACAGAATCGTTTTCTTTGATGATGAATGCGCTATAGTTCTAAAAAGATGGTTGAGGGTCAGGGAGAAGTTGAATCCTAAAACGAATGCTCTTTTCATAAGTTATAATACGCTTGATAGATTAAGTAGAAACGGTGTGTGGAACGCGGTAGTTAAATATGCCAAACGTCTAGGCTTTCATAATCCAAACTCGCCACGTTTGGAGGATCATTTTGGTCCGCACTGCTTTAGACACTGGTTTACAACATGGCTTTTAAGAAATGGAATGCCAAGAGAATACGTAAAAGAACTAAGAGGAGACAAAAGACGGGAAACAATAGACATTTATCATCACATCGACAAGCAAGAATTACGAAGGGTATACTTAGCGTGTATACCGAAACTGGGAGTTTAG
- a CDS encoding HAD-IB family phosphatase, translated as MLKLAVFDVDGTLTKVESCWRFVHEKLGTWEKGGKRNAELYFNGVISYEEWARLDASLWRGLSIEKIRGIISEIPYMDGVREAFSFLRENNVKIVLLTAGLSLLAERIAREIGVDDYVANELETENGKVTGRVKVRVSVSNKGEVLEELMKRFDAKPYECMAVGDDETMIPVFRKVALSIAFNPCSVEVEKQAKIVVKARNLKEIIPHIEEFMKRKSNV; from the coding sequence ATGCTTAAGCTTGCGGTTTTCGATGTTGACGGCACCTTAACCAAAGTTGAGAGTTGCTGGCGTTTCGTCCATGAAAAACTGGGAACTTGGGAGAAGGGTGGAAAGCGTAATGCTGAACTTTACTTTAATGGGGTGATTTCTTACGAGGAGTGGGCTAGGCTTGATGCTTCTCTGTGGAGAGGCTTGTCAATTGAGAAAATTAGGGGGATAATTTCAGAAATTCCTTACATGGATGGAGTGCGTGAAGCTTTCAGTTTTCTTCGTGAAAACAACGTGAAAATTGTTTTGTTAACTGCTGGGCTTTCTCTCCTCGCTGAAAGGATAGCTAGAGAAATTGGCGTAGATGATTATGTGGCTAATGAGCTTGAAACTGAGAATGGCAAAGTTACTGGAAGAGTAAAAGTTAGGGTTTCAGTATCCAATAAAGGCGAAGTTCTTGAAGAATTAATGAAAAGATTCGATGCTAAACCATACGAATGCATGGCTGTCGGCGACGATGAAACCATGATCCCAGTATTCCGGAAAGTAGCCTTAAGCATAGCTTTCAATCCCTGCAGCGTCGAAGTTGAAAAACAGGCAAAAATAGTTGTAAAAGCCAGAAACTTGAAGGAAATAATTCCTCACATTGAAGAATTTATGAAACGTAAAAGTAACGTTTAA
- a CDS encoding ABC transporter ATP-binding protein, which translates to MGLLTPSSGKAFVLGINPTEEPLEVRKKVGFLPENLRPYKNMKGSEFLDFIAKLRGISARQRKEEISDLLEQVGLAERAEDEISSYSRGMIQRLFIAQTLIGDPELILLDEPTAGLDPLGREDIINLLRELSKAGKSIFISSHILSEVERACSHVLIIDRGQLILEGDVEKIKEEFASGRYKVKSDKPEVLLKELLGKSYIKDAWIEDNAIMVIPTDDKEFRKRVLEISVSLGCEVFSLEKELPSLQDIFVSLIKKRGGKIR; encoded by the coding sequence ATGGGTCTTTTAACTCCCTCTTCTGGGAAAGCATTTGTTCTAGGCATAAATCCAACAGAGGAACCATTAGAGGTAAGGAAAAAAGTCGGCTTTCTGCCGGAGAATCTAAGACCATACAAAAATATGAAAGGTTCGGAATTCTTGGATTTTATCGCAAAACTCAGAGGAATATCAGCCAGGCAGAGAAAAGAAGAAATATCAGATTTACTTGAACAAGTTGGATTAGCAGAAAGAGCTGAGGACGAGATTTCATCTTATTCTCGCGGAATGATCCAACGCCTATTTATTGCTCAAACATTGATCGGAGATCCAGAATTAATTCTCTTAGACGAGCCCACGGCTGGACTAGATCCCCTTGGAAGAGAAGATATCATAAATCTACTTAGAGAACTTAGCAAAGCAGGAAAGAGCATTTTCATTTCCTCTCATATACTTAGCGAGGTTGAGAGGGCATGCAGCCATGTTCTTATCATCGATAGAGGACAGTTAATTCTCGAAGGGGATGTTGAGAAAATTAAAGAAGAATTTGCAAGTGGAAGATATAAAGTCAAAAGTGATAAACCTGAAGTGTTACTAAAAGAACTCCTAGGGAAAAGCTACATAAAAGATGCGTGGATTGAAGACAATGCAATAATGGTAATACCAACTGATGATAAAGAGTTTAGAAAGAGAGTTTTAGAAATTTCAGTTAGCTTAGGTTGTGAAGTTTTTTCATTAGAGAAGGAACTGCCGTCCTTGCAAGATATTTTTGTCTCCTTAATTAAGAAGAGAGGAGGAAAAATAAGGTGA
- a CDS encoding ABC transporter permease, giving the protein MKALAIALKDIKRLFKSPKFYFSLFLASMAIIGLKVLFSAPFLLIPPTYWAQFIFTFSLPCLGLAILISNSDILTSEYSEGTILILFSQPVSNSSIIFGKFLVMLFCSAVFAGLDTLLIKFLHSYIWEATGFVSEAQVLVSFFLVALLFQLPIIGLTLLFSSTFKRSATVTIIVILVYEALAILYASQLVWNIPYNMPAGMVGIAMLIQIFILLLGSILGYDIVRMAPTLSIKEPEVIKYLPINVNSQRLLYFLISPNSEIKLTEVIISLSCLLAIAAVSLILSLLVIRKKRSEYLD; this is encoded by the coding sequence GTGAAAGCTTTAGCAATAGCACTAAAAGATATAAAAAGGCTATTTAAGAGCCCAAAGTTCTACTTTTCACTTTTTCTCGCATCAATGGCGATAATAGGCCTAAAAGTTCTTTTTTCTGCTCCATTCTTACTGATACCTCCCACATATTGGGCTCAATTCATCTTTACCTTTTCACTTCCATGCCTAGGTCTAGCGATATTGATATCAAATTCCGATATCTTAACTTCTGAATATTCAGAAGGAACCATTCTGATACTATTTTCTCAACCAGTATCAAATTCTTCAATAATTTTTGGAAAATTCTTAGTGATGCTTTTTTGCAGCGCTGTTTTTGCAGGATTAGACACTTTGTTAATAAAATTTTTACATTCTTACATTTGGGAAGCAACTGGTTTTGTAAGCGAAGCCCAAGTGTTAGTTAGCTTTTTTCTTGTTGCTTTACTCTTCCAGCTTCCAATTATCGGATTAACCCTTCTCTTTTCTTCTACTTTTAAGAGATCAGCAACAGTAACAATAATTGTAATTTTAGTCTATGAAGCTCTAGCTATCCTTTATGCTTCCCAGTTAGTTTGGAACATTCCTTACAATATGCCTGCTGGCATGGTTGGGATCGCAATGTTAATTCAAATATTTATATTGCTTTTAGGTAGCATTCTTGGCTATGACATCGTAAGAATGGCTCCTACATTAAGCATAAAGGAGCCAGAAGTAATAAAATATCTACCAATAAATGTGAATTCTCAACGCCTGCTATATTTCCTAATTTCACCAAACTCAGAAATTAAACTAACAGAGGTCATCATAAGTTTATCGTGCCTTTTAGCAATAGCAGCAGTAAGCTTAATCCTTTCCTTATTGGTCATAAGAAAGAAAAGAAGCGAATATTTGGACTAA
- a CDS encoding histidine--tRNA ligase, translating to MSKFRTVRGMRDFLPEQARTMRYIENLARKLAKLYGFKEVITPVVESYDLLAAKSGEEIRQRMYAFKDLGERKVALRPEFTASIARLVATTLRNEPKPLRLFCVGSLYRYDEPQLGRYREFWQSNFELIGSKNPEADAEILTLTNDLMERLGLKNYWFKIGHMGILRGILGEEGVKEEDQNLIMQRFDKKLWEEGLKILEKLKVSRKCLQTVKNLMKIHGTKIEDVLGKVREKVKDYEVSVSAVENLEEILNLTFESGVKFEVSIEPAFARGLEYYTGIIFEVFTPELEIALGGGGRYDKLIELFGGEPTPAVGVAHGIDRIMLAMEKQKIKPKLPEKPLVVIIPIEQDLKSKALELAIQLRKKGVCTEVEVMRRTVTRALQDADRRGATHTVLVAPKELKEGKVVLRDMQLREQKAVDLEKLPNEILGE from the coding sequence ATGTCGAAGTTTAGAACAGTTCGCGGAATGAGAGACTTCCTACCGGAACAAGCGAGAACCATGCGATACATTGAAAACTTAGCTAGAAAACTGGCTAAACTTTACGGTTTTAAAGAAGTTATAACCCCGGTCGTTGAATCCTACGATTTGTTGGCTGCTAAAAGTGGTGAGGAAATAAGGCAGCGTATGTATGCATTTAAAGATTTAGGCGAAAGAAAAGTTGCATTAAGACCAGAGTTCACAGCTTCGATAGCTAGACTTGTCGCGACAACCCTGCGTAATGAACCTAAGCCCTTACGCCTTTTCTGTGTTGGAAGCCTCTACAGATATGACGAACCGCAACTCGGCCGCTATAGGGAATTTTGGCAGTCCAACTTTGAACTGATAGGCTCAAAAAATCCGGAAGCAGACGCCGAAATCCTAACCCTAACCAACGATTTAATGGAAAGATTAGGCCTGAAAAACTACTGGTTTAAGATAGGGCATATGGGAATCCTCCGAGGAATACTTGGAGAAGAAGGCGTAAAAGAAGAAGACCAGAACCTAATCATGCAAAGATTCGACAAGAAACTATGGGAAGAAGGCCTAAAAATACTTGAAAAATTAAAAGTTTCAAGAAAATGCCTACAAACCGTAAAAAATCTTATGAAAATTCATGGAACCAAAATTGAAGACGTTTTAGGGAAGGTCAGAGAAAAAGTAAAAGATTACGAAGTTTCAGTTTCTGCAGTAGAAAATTTGGAAGAAATTTTGAATTTAACCTTTGAAAGCGGAGTAAAATTTGAAGTTTCAATTGAACCCGCCTTTGCAAGAGGCCTAGAATACTACACCGGAATAATTTTCGAAGTTTTCACTCCCGAACTGGAAATAGCCCTCGGCGGAGGAGGACGCTACGATAAACTGATTGAACTTTTCGGAGGAGAACCAACTCCCGCTGTTGGAGTTGCCCACGGGATAGATCGAATAATGCTTGCAATGGAAAAACAGAAAATAAAACCTAAACTTCCAGAAAAACCCTTAGTAGTCATCATCCCCATAGAACAAGACCTAAAATCAAAAGCCCTAGAACTAGCTATCCAACTTCGCAAGAAGGGTGTATGCACAGAAGTTGAAGTTATGAGAAGAACCGTCACAAGGGCCCTGCAGGATGCAGACCGTAGAGGGGCAACTCACACCGTTCTCGTTGCACCTAAAGAGTTGAAGGAAGGAAAAGTTGTATTAAGAGACATGCAACTGAGGGAACAAAAAGCCGTTGATTTGGAGAAATTGCCAAATGAGATTCTAGGCGAATAA
- the endA gene encoding tRNA-intron lyase: MGFKLLVDSKMSKAKRKTVKGINLEKLKASLSSEGVTLSDGIENLSSRGYGKKTDGKLVLAPYEALYLLDKGVIEVLKEKSEEKLSFQDLLQHFRKVDKNVWVKFLIYRDLRNRGYVVREGFGFGLDFRLYDRGDYGKEPAKNIVFGILEGKPVSIKELSEVLKKTQNLKKKLILAVVNRRGEVVYYSLSTLTLGEVIEDVEV; encoded by the coding sequence ATGGGTTTCAAACTGCTGGTTGATTCCAAGATGTCTAAGGCTAAGCGAAAAACTGTTAAAGGCATAAATCTCGAAAAGTTGAAAGCCTCCTTATCCTCTGAAGGGGTTACGTTATCCGATGGAATTGAAAATTTAAGTTCTCGTGGCTACGGTAAAAAAACTGACGGAAAACTAGTTCTAGCTCCATATGAAGCCCTCTACCTACTCGATAAAGGTGTGATAGAAGTTTTAAAGGAAAAATCTGAAGAAAAGCTTAGCTTTCAAGATTTGCTTCAACACTTCAGAAAAGTTGACAAAAATGTCTGGGTGAAATTCCTAATTTACCGTGACCTGAGAAACAGAGGATACGTCGTTAGAGAAGGATTCGGCTTCGGACTCGATTTTAGGCTCTACGACAGAGGAGATTACGGAAAGGAACCTGCAAAAAACATAGTTTTTGGAATTTTGGAGGGAAAACCAGTTTCAATTAAAGAATTATCTGAAGTTTTGAAGAAGACTCAAAATTTGAAGAAAAAACTAATTTTAGCTGTCGTAAATCGTAGAGGGGAAGTCGTCTATTATTCTCTTTCAACCCTAACTTTGGGCGAAGTGATTGAAGATGTCGAAGTTTAG
- the mtnA gene encoding S-methyl-5-thioribose-1-phosphate isomerase, giving the protein MRTIEWKDGKVVTIDQTKLPHEFVLIEMENCEQVAEAIRTMKIRGAPLIGAAAAYGLALTAYNSKAKAKEQLLAELESCAEKLRQTRPTAVNLFWAVDRVLKTAHSVDGDVKTLAEKVVEEANLIAEEDAKANRRIGEFGSKLIEDGDTILTHCNAGSLATVDYGTALGVIRAAWENGKKIKVFATETRPKLQGARLTAYELKREGIPVTLVTDNMVGYIMYRGLIDKVIVGADRIVRDAVINKIGTYSIAVLAHVHKIPFYVAAPTSTFDFERISSEVVIEERNPQEVTHVLSVPIAPKDVNVMNPAFDITPLKYVNAIICERGIIRPEKTNFELRLEALNLTDSQ; this is encoded by the coding sequence ATGAGAACAATCGAATGGAAAGACGGAAAGGTTGTAACCATAGATCAAACCAAACTTCCACACGAGTTTGTGTTAATCGAAATGGAAAATTGCGAACAAGTTGCCGAAGCAATACGCACGATGAAAATTCGGGGAGCCCCTTTAATAGGTGCAGCAGCCGCATACGGATTAGCCTTGACAGCTTATAACTCAAAGGCTAAAGCGAAGGAGCAGTTACTAGCGGAATTAGAATCTTGCGCCGAAAAACTTAGGCAGACTAGGCCAACGGCGGTAAACCTGTTTTGGGCCGTTGACAGAGTTCTGAAAACTGCTCACAGCGTTGACGGAGATGTTAAAACTTTAGCGGAAAAAGTTGTTGAAGAAGCGAATCTAATCGCTGAGGAAGATGCAAAGGCTAATCGTAGAATCGGCGAGTTTGGCTCAAAATTAATTGAAGACGGCGATACAATTTTGACGCATTGTAACGCTGGAAGCCTTGCAACAGTTGATTATGGAACCGCCTTAGGCGTTATTAGGGCTGCGTGGGAAAACGGCAAAAAAATTAAGGTTTTTGCAACTGAAACTAGGCCGAAGCTTCAAGGCGCAAGGTTAACAGCCTATGAACTTAAGCGTGAAGGCATTCCAGTTACGCTAGTAACTGACAATATGGTTGGCTATATCATGTATCGAGGTCTGATAGACAAGGTCATTGTTGGAGCTGACAGAATAGTACGAGACGCTGTAATAAATAAAATTGGAACTTACAGCATAGCCGTTTTGGCCCATGTTCATAAAATTCCCTTCTACGTGGCGGCTCCCACTTCAACATTCGATTTTGAAAGAATCTCCAGCGAAGTTGTTATTGAGGAGAGAAATCCGCAGGAAGTTACCCATGTGTTGTCTGTTCCAATTGCCCCTAAAGATGTGAACGTTATGAATCCGGCTTTTGACATAACCCCCCTTAAGTATGTGAATGCTATTATCTGCGAAAGGGGAATCATAAGGCCTGAAAAAACAAATTTTGAACTTAGGCTTGAAGCCTTAAATTTAACTGACTCACAATAG
- a CDS encoding adenine phosphoribosyltransferase: protein MGTHVENLKLRLMVIEMLQMAKANRKYTYRELSNKTGLPVTVLSRYAKGHVLPNVERARQLWKVLSKLVGLESEIRRRIQFNEDGFFDNTNIIGDYGLLKLAAQHALAAFAGRRVTKVLTAAVDGIPLATMVANALGVNLVIAKKEKEVGVKSFIEETFVLRDSGVTMTLYLPKKALRRRDSVLIVDDMIKTGETQAALINLVYKVKAEVSGVFSLIAVGDEWEKRLNLPKGCPVEIVARIKPYR from the coding sequence ATGGGCACTCACGTTGAAAATTTGAAGCTTAGACTCATGGTAATCGAAATGCTGCAGATGGCAAAGGCCAATAGAAAATATACTTACCGTGAACTTTCAAACAAAACAGGCTTACCAGTCACAGTTTTAAGTAGATACGCAAAGGGGCACGTTCTCCCAAACGTTGAAAGGGCCCGTCAACTTTGGAAAGTACTAAGTAAACTGGTTGGATTAGAATCAGAAATTAGAAGAAGAATCCAATTTAACGAAGACGGTTTTTTTGATAACACTAACATAATAGGCGATTACGGCCTTCTTAAACTGGCGGCTCAACATGCACTTGCTGCTTTTGCAGGGAGAAGAGTTACCAAAGTGTTAACTGCAGCTGTCGACGGCATACCGTTAGCCACCATGGTTGCGAATGCTCTTGGCGTTAATTTGGTTATTGCTAAAAAAGAGAAGGAAGTTGGGGTTAAATCGTTCATTGAGGAAACCTTTGTTTTGAGAGACTCCGGAGTAACGATGACTCTCTATTTGCCTAAAAAGGCGTTAAGGAGAAGGGACAGCGTCCTAATAGTTGATGATATGATTAAAACTGGGGAAACTCAAGCTGCTCTCATAAATCTGGTTTATAAGGTTAAAGCCGAAGTTTCAGGGGTTTTCTCTTTAATAGCTGTTGGTGACGAATGGGAGAAAAGGCTTAACTTACCCAAAGGCTGCCCAGTTGAAATTGTAGCTAGGATTAAGCCTTACCGATGA
- a CDS encoding ZIP family metal transporter: protein MLPLLGLIILAIFLVSLISLIGIAFIALKESWFRKILLMLIGFASGSLLGGAFFHLIPEAIEKAEKTMMPISSTTMMNIFWAVSLGLLIFFILEKFLWRHCHEREKCPVHPFAYLNLIGDGIHNFIDGMIIAASFMSSQSLGFVVTLAVAAHEIPQEIGDFSILIYGGFSKIKAIIYNFLTALTAMAGGIFTFFGTSMLPQTFYLLAFAAGGFIYIAATDLMPELHRERKAFNSFLQFLTLTVGLVLMWLLKQSFA from the coding sequence ATGTTACCATTACTAGGGTTGATTATACTTGCCATATTTCTAGTAAGCCTAATATCTCTTATCGGCATAGCGTTTATCGCTTTAAAAGAAAGTTGGTTTAGGAAAATACTTCTAATGTTAATAGGTTTTGCTTCAGGCAGTCTCTTAGGCGGAGCCTTCTTCCACCTAATACCGGAAGCAATTGAAAAAGCGGAGAAAACAATGATGCCTATATCGTCAACGACAATGATGAACATTTTCTGGGCGGTAAGCTTAGGATTACTTATCTTCTTTATCCTCGAAAAATTCCTTTGGCGCCACTGCCACGAAAGAGAGAAATGCCCAGTACACCCATTTGCCTATCTAAACCTCATAGGCGACGGAATACACAACTTCATAGACGGCATGATAATCGCGGCAAGTTTCATGAGTAGCCAATCCCTCGGCTTCGTAGTGACCTTGGCTGTTGCGGCGCATGAAATCCCGCAGGAAATAGGCGATTTTAGCATACTAATCTATGGAGGATTCTCAAAAATTAAAGCCATAATCTACAATTTCTTGACAGCTCTAACCGCTATGGCAGGCGGCATATTCACATTTTTCGGCACATCGATGCTCCCACAAACATTCTACTTATTAGCCTTTGCAGCCGGAGGATTCATTTACATCGCAGCAACTGACTTGATGCCGGAACTTCATAGAGAAAGGAAAGCTTTTAACTCGTTTTTGCAATTCCTAACACTTACAGTAGGCCTAGTTCTCATGTGGCTTCTTAAGCAAAGCTTTGCTTAA
- a CDS encoding AAA family ATPase has product MVTVKIAVAGKGGVGKTLIAGALAYFFAKKGYKVLAIDADPAPNLAITLGIPSDVAEKIVPISENKSLIEEKTSTGVPGVYKLSFTVDDIVRDYSIKSPLGVNLLVMGTIRSVGGGCTCPANALIRVLLRHLIVERDEAVVIDMEAGIEHFGRATAKHVNIMLAVADANMKALEIAKKIHKFSKDAGIEKVFLVGNKVKSEAEKELLRNFSEENKIPLLGFIPYDSSVFEADMKGVTPLLHCSVSEAIGAIEKIGEKLLSFKQSFA; this is encoded by the coding sequence GTGGTTACAGTGAAAATAGCGGTTGCAGGGAAGGGCGGAGTTGGAAAAACCTTAATAGCTGGGGCTCTAGCCTACTTCTTTGCTAAAAAAGGCTATAAGGTACTAGCAATAGACGCTGACCCAGCGCCGAATTTGGCTATAACTCTTGGAATCCCTTCTGACGTAGCGGAGAAGATAGTTCCAATTTCGGAAAACAAAAGCCTAATCGAAGAGAAAACGAGCACTGGAGTTCCGGGTGTTTATAAGCTTTCATTTACAGTTGACGACATTGTAAGGGATTATTCCATAAAATCTCCATTAGGCGTTAACTTGCTGGTTATGGGAACCATACGCTCTGTAGGTGGAGGATGCACTTGCCCAGCGAACGCCTTGATTAGAGTACTGCTTAGACACTTAATCGTTGAGAGAGACGAAGCTGTTGTAATAGATATGGAAGCGGGAATAGAACATTTTGGAAGAGCAACAGCAAAACATGTTAACATAATGTTGGCAGTTGCAGACGCAAACATGAAAGCATTGGAAATAGCTAAAAAAATACATAAATTTTCAAAGGACGCCGGAATAGAGAAAGTTTTTCTAGTAGGCAACAAAGTGAAAAGCGAAGCTGAAAAGGAACTTTTAAGAAATTTCAGTGAGGAGAATAAAATTCCTCTTTTAGGATTTATTCCATATGATTCCTCTGTTTTTGAGGCTGACATGAAAGGTGTCACCCCTCTTCTGCATTGTTCCGTTTCTGAAGCCATTGGGGCAATTGAAAAAATTGGGGAGAAACTGCTCTCGTTTAAGCAAAGCTTTGCTTAA
- a CDS encoding CooT family nickel-binding protein, whose protein sequence is MCEFKVILDGKTVHKDVVYAKAEGKNVIVRDVLGVAKTFENCSIAEVNVSSETLVLSSKTS, encoded by the coding sequence ATGTGTGAGTTCAAGGTAATTCTTGATGGGAAAACTGTGCATAAAGATGTAGTTTACGCCAAGGCTGAAGGAAAAAACGTTATTGTAAGAGATGTTTTAGGAGTCGCTAAAACATTTGAAAACTGCAGTATTGCAGAAGTTAATGTAAGTTCGGAAACATTAGTTCTTTCGTCAAAAACAAGTTAG